The following proteins are encoded in a genomic region of Nerophis lumbriciformis linkage group LG23, RoL_Nlum_v2.1, whole genome shotgun sequence:
- the creb3l1 gene encoding cyclic AMP-responsive element-binding protein 3-like protein 1 isoform X1, translated as MMESILDTLTADKLYSSGGTNLLDLEELNDGDFLTNVPFSGDQMDDFSSELFSSFFEDHLLERPLLADRHSLLHMDMDSSPDIQAEHSYSLSEDSAPQSPALSVKMDEDSEFEWNFSQDLSAILVKQEEPDVGQRSDPQPVEGPAFILSPAPPRRASPWRHTVRSPDDVKPVAIKDEPKEMGQYLSLPSDDALQLPPTPPSSNHGDSDGSLPPSSPLLPLPPSSPQPQQRPAGRGSLSSSSSTAISSSPLLTAPHKLQGSGPLMLTEEEKRTLVAEGYPVPNKLPLTKSEEKALKRVRRKIKNKISAQESRRKKKEYVECLEKKVDNYTSENGDLWRKVENLETANRTLLQQLQKLQSLISGKVVPRSCKMASTQTGTCLMMMALCFVLVLGSFSPRLSSLSFITDATSSSIQAPSPPSTQSEDLYTTTQVRSRSLLFFDGGSPLEDAPKTLLVERIESQSSFQTSRYTADPHRNNTSGPKLDHRETKPKEVSEFF; from the exons CCCTTCTCAGGAGACCAGATGGACGACTTCAGCAGTGAATTATTCAGCAGTTTCTTTGAGGACCACCTGTTAGAGCGCCCCCTGCTGGCCGACAGGCATTCCCTCCTACACATGGACATGGACAGCAGCCCAG ACATCCAAGCAGAGCACAGCTATTCTTTGAGTGAAGACTCCGCCCCCCAGAGCCCCGCCCTGTCAGTCAAGATGGACGAAGACTCTG AGTTTGAATGGAACTTCAGTCAGGACCTGTCTGCCATTTTAGTGAAACAGGAGGAGCCTGACGTGGGTCAGAGGTCAGATCCGCAGCCTGTTGAAGGCCCAGCTTTTATTCTAAGCCCCGCCCCTCCGCGGAGagcatcaccatggagacacacA GTGCGCAGTCCGGACGACGTCAAGCCCGTGGCTATCAAAGATGAACCCAAAGAGATGGGACAGTACCTCAGCCTGCCCAGTG ATGACGCCCTCCAGCTGCCACCCACCCCGCCAAGCAGTAACCACGGCGACAGTGATGGTTCCCTACCGCCTTCCTCCCCGCTCCTCCCTCTGCCTCCGTCTTCCCCGCAGCCCCAACAGAGGCCAGCGGGTCGTGGCTCCTTGTCCTCCTCCTCATCTACAGCCATCTCGTCTTCCCCTCTACTAACCGCACCACAC AAGCTGCAGGGTTCCGGACCCCTCATGCTGACGGAGGAAGAAAAGCGGACTCTGGTCGCTGAGGGATATCCTGTACCCAACAAACTTCCTCTCACTAAGAGTGAAGAGAAGGCGCTGAAGAGAGTCAGACGGAAGATAAAAAACAAG atcTCAGCTCAGGAGAGTCGGAGGAAGAAGAAAGAGTATGTGGAATGTCTGGAGAAAAA GGTGGATAACTATACGTCAGAAAATGGTGACCTGTGGAGAAAAGTGGAAAACCTGGAGACTGCGAACAG GACTCTCCTACAGCAGCTTCAGAAACTCCAGTCGCTTATTTCAGGGAAAGTTGTCCCACGCTCTTGTAAAATGGCCTCAACTCAAACAGGGACGTGCCTCATG ATGATGGCCTTGTGTTTTGTCCTGGTTTTGGGCTCCTTCTCTCCTCGCCTCTCCTCCCTCTCTTTCATAACTGATGCCACATCCTCCTCCATACAAGCCCCTTCCCCTCCCTCTACCCAGTCAGAGGACCTATACACCACCACTCAGG TCCGATCCCGTAGCCTCCTCTTCTTCGATGGAGGATCTCCACTAGAGGATGCACCAAAGACATTACTAGTGGAGAGGATAGAGTCACAAAGTAGCTTTCAGACGAGCCGCTACACAGCTGATCCTCACAGGAACAACACAAGCGGGCCCAAGTTGGACCACAG